Proteins from a single region of Nomascus leucogenys isolate Asia chromosome 2, Asia_NLE_v1, whole genome shotgun sequence:
- the LOC115838581 gene encoding Wilms tumor protein 1-interacting protein-like, which translates to MVQGPRQRAGDCGSVPEAGREPAELGEEPPTPGAEHAAPACSARVHRAGRGGDRAEAAAPGRCLGPDRLHVSPARGHVHRLSPVRRPDVLRINKMKLGETGGHIAPGSQSPRPGRSTSPPYPSPAAAPTPGRSPRGKLQPWRAPTRPRPLAGPGALCRSH; encoded by the exons ATGGTTCAGGGCCCGAGGCAGAGGGCAGGGGACTGCGGATCCGTCCCTGAAGCGGGACGCGAACCGGCAGAGTTGGGAGAAG AGCCTCCAACCCCAGGAGCCGAGCATGCTGCCCCCGCGTGCAGCGCCCGCGTGCACCGGGCCGGGAGAGGGGGCGACAGGGCGGAGGCGGCGGCCCCCGGAAGGTGTCTGGGACCGGACCGGCTGCACGTGAGCCCAGCGCGAGGTCATGTGCACCGGCTCAGCCCGGTTCGGCGCCCGGACGTGCTGCgtatcaacaaaatgaaactcGGGGAGACAGGAGGGCACATAGCTCCAGGTTCTCAGAGCCCCCGCCCGGGCCGCTCGACCTCCCCACCGTACCCATCTCCCGCCGCAGCCCCTACGCCCGGCCGGAGCCCGCGGGGCAAGTTGCAGCCCTGGCGCGCCCCCACCCGCCCGCGCCCCCTCGCCGGCCCGGGGGCGCTTTGCCGCAGTCATTAA